The Halorientalis sp. IM1011 genome window below encodes:
- a CDS encoding NAD(+)/NADH kinase produces MNVGIVAQRDNPRAAALANELRTHLDDEDVPTVVDETTARRLDSEGVTGVEGVPVDEMERRDLVVSIGGDGTFLFAARGAGTTPIMGVNLGEVGFLNAVSPDEAVEVVGDVVRRIREDGAADTRSMHRLRARGDGWTIPPAINEVAVLGEQRGHGQGIDFEVTVDGATYTEGHADGVLIATPTGSTAYNLSEDGPLVHPDVSGLIVTEMAGESEMPPLVVDDDSEIEVTIENGGRAIVVGDGRTNETVTPPATVSLERAEKPVRVAGPPLDFFAGLEKLD; encoded by the coding sequence ATGAACGTCGGCATCGTCGCCCAGCGAGACAATCCCCGCGCCGCCGCGCTGGCCAACGAGCTCCGGACGCACCTCGACGACGAGGACGTGCCGACTGTCGTCGACGAGACGACAGCGAGACGGCTCGACAGCGAGGGAGTGACCGGGGTCGAGGGCGTTCCAGTCGACGAGATGGAGCGCCGCGACCTGGTGGTCAGCATCGGCGGCGACGGCACCTTCCTCTTCGCCGCCCGCGGCGCGGGGACGACGCCGATCATGGGCGTCAACCTCGGCGAAGTCGGCTTCCTGAACGCAGTTTCACCCGACGAAGCCGTCGAGGTCGTCGGAGACGTGGTCCGGCGGATCCGCGAGGACGGCGCGGCCGACACCCGGTCGATGCACCGACTGCGGGCCCGCGGCGACGGCTGGACGATCCCGCCGGCGATCAACGAGGTCGCCGTCCTCGGCGAGCAGCGCGGGCACGGACAGGGGATCGACTTCGAGGTGACGGTCGACGGGGCGACCTACACCGAGGGCCACGCCGACGGCGTGTTGATCGCGACGCCGACGGGAAGTACCGCGTACAATCTCAGCGAGGACGGGCCGCTCGTCCACCCGGACGTGTCCGGGCTGATCGTCACGGAGATGGCCGGCGAGTCGGAGATGCCGCCGCTGGTGGTCGACGACGACAGCGAGATCGAAGTGACAATCGAGAACGGAGGGCGAGCGATCGTGGTCGGGGACGGGCGGACGAACGAGACGGTGACGCCGCCGGCGACGGTGTCACTCGAACGGGCAGAGAAACCGGTCAGAGTGGCGGGGCCGCCGCTGGATTTCTTCGCGGGCCTGGAAAAACTCGACTGA
- a CDS encoding KaiC domain-containing protein — MSEDDDWFESAVGDGDDDTDSDDTDFTDDGSDDADGEGSPFDADESARSDDGGDGSPFDGGSDSPFEGGDDSGGFGDGSADEGATPFGGDDAAFAETDGASDETPFGGGSDDDSPFGGGGEAGGDGELFDDDFASAFGSAGGGGGGGSSEFDDEDFESDLPRLDLGIEGLDNMIQGGIPRRHLIVTIGSAGTGKTTFGLQFLHHGLEKEDTEKAVFITLEQSHDAIMATADEHDWNFERHEEEDDLAIIDLDPVEMANSLQNIQAELPELIEDFGADRLVLDSVSLLEMMYNDQAKRRTQVFDFTRSLKKAGVTTMLTSEASESHEYASRHGIIEYLTDAVVHLRYVRQETRETRMAVEIQKIRNANHSRETKPYEITDEGISVYQQANIF, encoded by the coding sequence ATGAGCGAGGACGACGACTGGTTCGAGAGCGCCGTCGGTGACGGTGACGACGACACCGACAGCGACGACACCGATTTCACCGACGACGGGAGCGACGATGCTGACGGCGAGGGGTCGCCGTTCGACGCGGACGAATCCGCCAGGAGCGACGACGGCGGTGACGGCTCGCCGTTCGACGGCGGGAGCGATAGCCCGTTCGAGGGCGGCGACGACAGCGGCGGCTTCGGCGACGGCAGCGCCGACGAGGGAGCGACCCCGTTCGGTGGTGACGACGCCGCCTTCGCCGAGACCGACGGCGCGAGCGATGAGACCCCGTTCGGCGGCGGAAGCGACGACGACAGCCCCTTCGGCGGCGGGGGCGAGGCCGGCGGCGACGGCGAACTGTTCGACGACGACTTCGCCTCCGCGTTCGGGTCCGCCGGCGGCGGTGGCGGCGGTGGCAGCAGCGAGTTCGACGACGAGGACTTCGAGTCCGACCTCCCCCGACTGGACCTGGGAATCGAGGGACTGGACAACATGATCCAGGGTGGGATTCCCCGCCGACACCTCATCGTCACCATCGGGTCGGCAGGGACCGGCAAGACGACCTTCGGCCTCCAGTTTCTCCACCACGGCCTGGAAAAGGAGGACACCGAGAAAGCCGTGTTCATCACGCTCGAACAGAGCCACGACGCCATCATGGCCACCGCGGACGAACACGACTGGAACTTCGAGCGCCACGAAGAGGAGGACGACCTCGCCATCATCGACCTGGACCCCGTCGAGATGGCCAACAGCCTCCAGAACATCCAGGCCGAACTCCCCGAACTCATCGAGGACTTCGGCGCCGACAGGCTGGTGCTCGACTCCGTGTCGCTGCTGGAGATGATGTACAACGACCAGGCCAAACGCCGGACCCAGGTGTTCGACTTCACTCGCTCGCTGAAGAAGGCCGGCGTCACCACCATGCTCACCTCCGAGGCCAGCGAGTCCCACGAGTACGCCTCCCGCCACGGCATCATCGAGTACCTCACCGACGCCGTCGTTCACCTCCGGTACGTCCGCCAGGAGACCCGCGAGACCCGCATGGCCGTCGAGATCCAGAAGATCCGCAACGC